TAATAAATTTGTCAAGTGAAATTTTATAACTTTTTTATTAAAATATTCATAACGGTATAATTAGCAATGAGTTAAGACAGCCTAAAATATTTTTATTCATTTTACTTGACTTTTTATGGATTGGTTAGTATAATGAAGCGTGGAAAAGTAATATGATTCCAAAAGAGGTTTTAAAAAGGGTCAAAAAGATTGAGATTAGAACTCGTAATTTAGTCAGTGAAATGTTTGCGGGCGAGTATCACTCTGTATTTAAAGGTAGAGGGATAGAATTTACTGAAGTGCGCGAATACCAATTTGGAGATGATATTAGAAATATTGATTGGAATGTAACGGCAAAAATGACTCATCCTTATGTAAAAAAATACCGTGAGGAAAGAGAATTAACAGTTATACTCGTCATAGATGCAAGTTCCTCAAATAAATTTGGGACAGTCGCACAAATGAAAAGCGAGATAGGTATAGAAATAAGTGCATTGCTGGCATTTTCTGCTATAAAAAATAATGACCGAGTAGGATTAATCATCTTTACGGATAAAGTTGAGAAGTTTGTTCCACCTAAAAAGGGTAAAAAACATGTTCTGCGTGTGTTAAGAGAACTTTTATATTTTAAACCATCAGCAACCAGAACAGATATTAATTGTGCCTTAGAATATTTAAGTCATATCATCAGAAAAAAAGCAGTCGTATTCTTAATCTCAGATTTTTTAGCTAAAGATTACGCAACATCATTAAAGATTGCTAATAAACGACATGATGTTATCGCGATTAATATTATTGACCCACGAGAAATAGAATTGCCAGATGTGGGATTTATAGAACTAAAAGATGCAGAAACACAAGAAGATGTTTTAATTGATACATCTGATATATCATTTCGTAATACTTTCCGTGAATTGAATCTTAAAAAACAAAATCAACTTAATAAATTATTTGGCGGGATTGGCGTAGATTCAATTGATATTTGGACAAATAAATCCTATGTAGAACCACTTATGAACTTTTTTATCAAACGAGCAAAAAGGTTTAGGTAAGTTAATTTGTAAAGGTTCAGTTATCAGTTTTTTCGTAACCGTTCACAGCAAGATGCCACAGAGACGCAGAGAAAAAATTAAAATCTATTCACCAGAGACAGAAATTTCCTTTTTTTGTGCATTTTGGGTCTTTCGTTATTTATTAATCTTTTAATACTTACTTTTGACTAACTGTTTTTAAGCCTTTTTAAACACCGAAAAACGCGAAAAACAGGGAAAAAAGATATTTGCCTCTCTGTTTCTCTGCGTCTGTGCGGTAAAGGATTATGGAGGTGAAAAGTTATGTTAGGACCAATTGGACTGCCAGAATTAGGGGTTATTTTAGTGATAGTGTTGGTTATTTTTGGCGCAGGGAAATTACCTCAGGTAGGTAAAAGCCTGGGGAAAGGGATTAAAGAATTTCAATCGGCAATTAAAGGTAGTGATGAAGAAAGTAATGAGAACAAAAAAGGCGAGATTAAAGAAAAAACAGGAGAATAAGGATGCAGGTAACGAGCCAGCCATAGATGCACACAGACTCTCCTGTGTTATTTATCCATGCTGACCCGTGTTAATCAGTGGCTGAATAGTTACCCTCACTTTCTCTTATAGTAAGTATTAACCAAAAGTTCACATTAGTATTGTTGATAGTTGATGGTTGATAGTCTATGAAACTATCAACTATAAACTATCAACCATCAACCCTGTTGCTATATCTGTTCTATGAGAAATTTTCGTTAATAACTACTATATCTGTGAGGTGATAGGGATGTTTGGAATTGGTATGTCAGAATTGATTATTATTCTTATAATTGCTCTTATTGTTTTTGGTCCTAAAAGGATGCCGGAAATGGGTAAGGCTCTGGGACGGGCAATGAAAGAATTCAGAAAGGCAACACAAGAATTAAAAGAAGAATTACAATTTAATGAATCTGGAGGGCATTTAGAGAAAGAAAAAACTAAAGAATTACTCGGTTAAGAGGAGATTCACGGTTAATCTCAAAACCTTGAACCCTGTGAACCCAATTAACTCCTTTTTAGGGTTCTGCAAAATAGGATTTGGGGGAGACAACAAATAAATATCAAATATTAAATATCAAAATGCAAAATTACAAATCAAATTTCAAAAAGGAAATAGCAGGGTTTCTCAAAGAGTTGGAGGAATTTGGTAATATCTTTGCTTCAAGTATTTTAACGCTGAAAGGAAAGAGATAATTTTACATTTTGATATGTAATTTTTATATTTGCTTTTTGCATTTTGCTCTTTGGAGGAAATTGATAAAAATAGAGGTTTTAAATACCCGCTTAAAAACTACAATTTCCTATTTTTGCAGAACTCTAAACTCCTTTTAAAATATATCCTTTGGATTTAAATTTTTAAGTTCCTCTTTAAATCTTCTCATTTCCTCATCATCAATAGGATGTTGGGGCATAGAAATGGTGCTTATCACATGGTCTGTAACAAAAATAGGTGAATCGGTTCTTAAAGCTAATGCAATTGCATCACTTGGCCGAGAATCTACCTCAACTAAATTGTTCCCATAATTAATAAATACTTTAGCAAAATAAGTGTTATTACAAAGTGCCGTAATTACTATTTTATCGACCTCTCCACCCATAGTTTCAATAACTGATTTCAATAAATCATGGGTTAGTGGTCGTGGTGGAAGTATTCCTTCTAATGCAAAAAGTATTGCCTGTGCCTCAAATATACCCACCCAAATTGGAAGTGCTTTTTGCCCATCCTCATTTTTCAAAATAATAATAGGCATATTATTATTATCAACCGCTATTCCTACTACCTTCATTTGTTCTATCACTTTTTATTCCCTCCATTTCTTTAAAAAATTTATTAGTTAATTATAGATTACCTTATTTTTTGCAAAAAGTCAACAGAAATTTTTGGTAGTGTGTAATGGGGCAGTGGGGGAGCGTTCACAATTTGGGACTTGTGGTTAGTTTATAGATTTTTCAAGGGGATTTTGCCATTTTAAAATTCGTAAGCGTTCAGCCACACAGACACAGAGTTCACAGAGAATTAAGGAAAGTAGCCACAAATGGATACGAATTAACCTCTGACATCCCATAAATGTAGTGCGAAGCTTTAAGTTCGCCTTTTGGCTTGCCAGAAGCGAATCTAACGCCTCGCAGTACAAATCTTTGTAAGCGTTCAGGTGGTGTAAGAAAAGGAGATATGGAGATAAAGGAGATAAGGGGATATATTTAGGAGTTTTTGGTGAAAGGATTAGGGTTAGGAAGCTGGTTTGGTTTAGGGGTTATAAAAGTTAGTCTTTTTGCATAACCATTTTGCCCAATTATCCAGGAAATTTATAATCTCCACATCTCCCCAATCCCCTTATCTTCCTTCTTACACTTCTAATGTATAACCTGAACGGTTACAAATCTTTATTGTATTTGTGTTCATTCGTGGTTATATATTTCCTCTGTGTTCTCTGTGACTCTGTGGCTATATCCTGACGATTACCAAAAAATCATTTGCATTTTAAGCATGAATGTGATATACTAAAAATGAATTATGGATACGAAATCTTTATTACAATTAATATCTCTATTCTTCACCCCCTGTAAAGGGGCTTCTAAACTTCCAAAAGGATACAAGGAAATTAAAGTCAAAACCCCAGATGGGATTAAAATTGCCTTTAATGAATTAAATAGCGGGAAAAATAAGGTCATTATTATCTGCCATGGGATTAATGAATACAAAGATTCTCCTGTATTTACCAGTATCAGCAGGGAATTTGAGGAGGAATATGATGTCATTAATATGGATTTGCGAGGGCATGGGAGAAGTGGGGGTAAATGCACCTTAACGGCATTAGAACCTTATGATTTAAAAGCAGTAGTGGATTATGCCCGCAAAACCCATGAAAAGGTGGGTGTGATTGGCTTTTCTCTCGGTGCAGGCACAGCTATTTTGGAAACTGCTGACTATAAAAATATTGATTCTCTTATTCTAATTAGTTCATTTACAGGGATTTTAAAGGGAAATTTCAGATTCTGGGAAAAGGAGGCATTTAATAGTGTAAAAAGACATTTCAATGATTGTTACAAAAGGGCTAAAATCGGAAATGTATTTTTACCCAAAAACGACCCGATAGATGTTATTGATAAAATCTCGCCAATACCCATCCTCTTTTTACACGGAACAGAAGATTGGGTATTTGATGTTTCTCATAGCCAAAAGCTTTATGAAAAGGCTAAAGAACCCAAAAAACTAATTATCTTTGAAAATGCCGCCCATGCGGAAGACTTATATACAAAATTCCCGAAAGAATTCAGAAATATCTGTCTTGAATGGTTTAAGGAAACAATGAAATGACATTAATACAACTTGGCTTTACATTATTTATGTATCTCCTGGGAACGGTGTTTGTGGGAATATGTTTATTGCCGGGACTATCTCTTACTTTTATTATCTGGCAAAACTCATCCGGATTAATCCTTCCCTTAAGGATATTAAGTATTTCCCTATCGTTAGCCGCCACCTATTTTATCTACGGAATTACTCTAATCTTTGTCATTGGGCTTTGTCGAGTCATATTTAGATTAAAGTTAAAGGAAGGCGAATATCCTTATTTCTCCATTGGGGCAATGAAATGGGCATTTACCAATGCCTTTGTCTTACTGGTCAATGTTACCTTTATGGACTTTATGATGCTGACACCGTTAAATATCCTGTTTTATCGAATGATGGGGGCGAAGATAGGGAATAGGGTGCAAATCAACTCCAAAAAATTGGCAGATGTCTCCCTCATAGAAATAGGCGATGATACGGTCATCGGAGGAGATGCTGTCTTGATTTGTCATGTGGCAGAAAGGGGAAGATTAAAACTTAAACCTGTGAAAATCGGAAGTAAGGTAACGGTAGG
The bacterium genome window above contains:
- the tatA gene encoding twin-arginine translocase TatA/TatE family subunit, translated to MFGIGMSELIIILIIALIVFGPKRMPEMGKALGRAMKEFRKATQELKEELQFNESGGHLEKEKTKELLG
- a CDS encoding DUF58 domain-containing protein, with protein sequence MIPKEVLKRVKKIEIRTRNLVSEMFAGEYHSVFKGRGIEFTEVREYQFGDDIRNIDWNVTAKMTHPYVKKYREERELTVILVIDASSSNKFGTVAQMKSEIGIEISALLAFSAIKNNDRVGLIIFTDKVEKFVPPKKGKKHVLRVLRELLYFKPSATRTDINCALEYLSHIIRKKAVVFLISDFLAKDYATSLKIANKRHDVIAINIIDPREIELPDVGFIELKDAETQEDVLIDTSDISFRNTFRELNLKKQNQLNKLFGGIGVDSIDIWTNKSYVEPLMNFFIKRAKRFR
- a CDS encoding twin-arginine translocase TatA/TatE family subunit, which codes for MLGPIGLPELGVILVIVLVIFGAGKLPQVGKSLGKGIKEFQSAIKGSDEESNENKKGEIKEKTGE
- a CDS encoding bifunctional nuclease family protein — encoded protein: MIEQMKVVGIAVDNNNMPIIILKNEDGQKALPIWVGIFEAQAILFALEGILPPRPLTHDLLKSVIETMGGEVDKIVITALCNNTYFAKVFINYGNNLVEVDSRPSDAIALALRTDSPIFVTDHVISTISMPQHPIDDEEMRRFKEELKNLNPKDIF
- a CDS encoding alpha/beta fold hydrolase, with product MDTKSLLQLISLFFTPCKGASKLPKGYKEIKVKTPDGIKIAFNELNSGKNKVIIICHGINEYKDSPVFTSISREFEEEYDVINMDLRGHGRSGGKCTLTALEPYDLKAVVDYARKTHEKVGVIGFSLGAGTAILETADYKNIDSLILISSFTGILKGNFRFWEKEAFNSVKRHFNDCYKRAKIGNVFLPKNDPIDVIDKISPIPILFLHGTEDWVFDVSHSQKLYEKAKEPKKLIIFENAAHAEDLYTKFPKEFRNICLEWFKETMK